A region from the Corylus avellana chromosome ca7, CavTom2PMs-1.0 genome encodes:
- the LOC132188241 gene encoding uncharacterized protein LOC132188241 yields MQGLVEHHKEIAEYFNRKGVSAIFLFRRNLLRRMVSMLANSYDRYAKQLNGTHKSHVHTHEEANILSEYKPLINSSSLIKDLKDMEVTTAQVLEYFNSTRHIILYYEDLMMNRTKLKDVQEFLKLPLKELTSRQIRIHKGPLSDHIKNWEDVNRTLTGTAYESFLSSDY; encoded by the exons ATGCAGGGATTGGTGGAGCACCATAAAGAAATAGCAGAGTACTTCAATCGTAAGGGCGTTTCTGCAATATTTCTCTTCCGAAGAAATTTATTGCGTCGGATGGTTTCAATGCTTGCAAATTCCTATGATCGATATGCTAAGCAATTGAATGGAACTCACAAGTCACATGTACATACGCACGAagag GCTAATATACTCTCAGAGTACAAGCCTTTGATAAACTCCAGCTCATTGATTAAGGATCTGAAGGATATGGAGGTCACAACAGCCCAAGTTTTGGAATACTTCAACAGCACTCGGCATATCATTCTGTACTATGAGGATCTTATGATGAACCGCACT AAACTAAAAGATGTTCAGGAGTTTCTAAAGCTTCCACTGAAGGAATTGACAAGCCGTCAAATTCGAATACACAAAGGGCCATTGTCGGATCACATCAAGAACTGGGAGGATGTTAACAGGACACTTACTGGAACAGCTTATGAGAGTTTTCTCTCCTCAGACTATTAA